A part of Fimbriiglobus ruber genomic DNA contains:
- a CDS encoding 4a-hydroxytetrahydrobiopterin dehydratase, which produces MSEPKERVYADSEIPAQLQEHGLKDWYLEDGWLRRKFTTEGWPTTLLLVNAIGFAAEAAGHHPDLAVTWGKLWVKLKTHSAGGITDKDFALAARIDLVTLWRPPAGGPLDGPTGKFIKGG; this is translated from the coding sequence ATGTCCGAGCCGAAAGAACGAGTGTACGCCGATTCCGAAATCCCGGCCCAACTGCAAGAACACGGGTTGAAGGACTGGTATCTGGAAGACGGGTGGCTCCGCCGCAAATTCACCACCGAGGGGTGGCCGACGACGTTGCTTCTGGTGAACGCGATCGGCTTCGCGGCGGAGGCGGCCGGGCACCACCCGGACCTGGCCGTGACGTGGGGCAAGTTGTGGGTCAAGCTGAAGACCCACTCGGCCGGTGGCATCACCGACAAGGATTTTGCGCTGGCCGCCCGCATCGACCTCGTCACCCTCTGGCGGCCCCCGGCCGGCGGCCCGCTCGACGGGCCGACCGGCAAGTTCATCAAAGGCGGCTGA
- a CDS encoding MFS transporter: protein MPLLVWPRLSAMMFLFYFSFGSWAIVLSTYLMSAPIKGGLNFSTAEVGWVYSTFAFGGMLAPMLVGLLADRLFRAERVLGTSSLACAGLLAVAGWWCDSNFANVDREYRAAAARETVDGRPVLDLLPELGPPPRAAGRGDPRWGPVRGALDRVNDDAVVRAASAAAFRPLFGVMLAYCFFLQIGLTLLTVITLRTLPDAGRRFSRTRMFGTVGWIVTGNTVGIFLAPISPQPLYLGAAAALATGIYSFTLPATHPKATGRTVAEALGLPALKLFRDRSFGVFIGVGFLATVMNQFYGVYAHRYFTDMGVPRPEMVMTLGQVCEVAVMFMIPVLNPKKRLKWLMAAGLVGWVVRGFAMTFGSMPAAIAFGVPMHGWSYAFYFVVAATYLDREAPPHLRASAQAIVSFVANGFGNWVGNVLAGDVVDAFRTGTVIDWQPVWAVPLVGASVALVAFVLLFQPPPERPAEKSAAP from the coding sequence ATGCCCCTGCTCGTGTGGCCGCGCCTGTCGGCCATGATGTTCCTGTTTTACTTCTCGTTCGGGTCGTGGGCGATCGTCCTGTCCACGTACCTGATGTCGGCGCCGATCAAGGGCGGCCTGAACTTTTCCACGGCCGAAGTCGGGTGGGTTTATTCGACGTTCGCGTTCGGCGGCATGCTGGCCCCGATGCTCGTCGGTCTGCTGGCGGACCGCCTGTTCCGCGCCGAGCGGGTACTCGGGACGAGCAGCCTGGCGTGCGCGGGGCTGCTCGCGGTAGCCGGGTGGTGGTGCGACTCCAACTTCGCCAACGTCGACCGCGAGTACCGCGCGGCGGCCGCCCGAGAAACGGTCGACGGCCGGCCCGTCCTCGACTTGCTCCCCGAACTCGGCCCGCCACCCAGAGCCGCAGGCCGCGGCGACCCGCGGTGGGGCCCGGTTCGCGGGGCGCTCGACCGGGTGAACGACGACGCGGTCGTCCGGGCGGCCTCGGCGGCCGCGTTCCGGCCGCTGTTCGGGGTCATGCTCGCCTACTGCTTCTTCCTGCAGATCGGGCTGACGCTGCTGACGGTCATCACCCTCCGCACCCTGCCGGACGCGGGCCGCCGGTTCAGCCGCACGCGGATGTTCGGGACCGTCGGGTGGATCGTCACCGGCAACACCGTCGGAATCTTCCTGGCCCCGATTTCCCCTCAACCGCTGTACCTCGGGGCGGCTGCCGCCCTGGCGACCGGCATCTACTCGTTCACCCTGCCCGCAACGCACCCGAAGGCGACCGGGCGGACAGTCGCCGAGGCGCTCGGGCTGCCGGCCCTGAAACTGTTCCGGGACCGGTCGTTCGGGGTGTTCATCGGGGTCGGGTTCTTGGCCACGGTGATGAATCAGTTTTACGGCGTGTACGCCCACCGGTACTTCACGGACATGGGCGTCCCGCGGCCCGAAATGGTGATGACGCTCGGGCAGGTGTGTGAAGTGGCGGTCATGTTCATGATCCCGGTCCTGAACCCGAAGAAGCGCCTGAAGTGGCTGATGGCCGCCGGGTTGGTCGGGTGGGTGGTCCGGGGGTTCGCGATGACGTTCGGGTCGATGCCGGCCGCGATCGCGTTCGGCGTCCCGATGCACGGGTGGAGTTACGCGTTTTACTTCGTGGTGGCCGCCACGTACCTGGACCGCGAGGCCCCGCCGCACCTCCGGGCGAGCGCGCAGGCGATCGTCTCGTTCGTCGCGAACGGCTTCGGCAACTGGGTCGGGAACGTCCTCGCGGGCGACGTGGTCGACGCGTTCCGCACCGGCACCGTAATCGACTGGCAGCCGGTCTGGGCGGTCCCGCTCGTCGGCGCGTCGGTCGCGCTGGTGGCGTTCGTTTTGCTGTTCCAACCCCCGCCGGAGCGGCCGGCCGAGAAATCCGCAGCGCCCTGA
- a CDS encoding SEL1-like repeat protein → MRLSHEFLLYGLVTLLTSFALAATAHALPNPKRPLGTVPLPELKKRAEAGNGAAMAEYADRFLFGIGIKEDVQEARRWFLLAAEKEDAHAMEMLGGMDRDGLAAARDYDKAMAWYRKAADHGNPTAWASIGWMYFHGLGVKQSDQEAVRYYRLAADKGSAEGMNNLGHVYRHGLGVEKDLTKAAEWFRSGAEKENVWALTNLSELYFRGEGVDRDPAKALKLVLRAADLGHTTAMVNVAQVYAFGIGTDKNPTEALAWMRKAAEKGSAGGMRQLGYMYLRGLGTPVDEAEAFRWWERAMAAGDTEAVVDVYTSYATGRGVKRDPAKALEVLQKEARADNVHAMRLLGHNYYEGKHVGKDYAEALKWYRKAIDLGDTGSMLSLAAMYRGGQGVEKDERMSLDWIRKAADGGNAEAIEILRNRGER, encoded by the coding sequence ATGCGACTCTCCCACGAATTCTTGCTTTACGGACTGGTCACTCTTCTCACGTCGTTCGCCCTGGCAGCCACCGCGCACGCCCTACCCAACCCGAAGCGCCCTTTGGGTACGGTGCCGTTGCCGGAGTTGAAGAAGCGGGCCGAAGCCGGCAACGGGGCGGCCATGGCCGAATACGCCGACCGCTTTCTTTTCGGCATTGGCATCAAGGAAGATGTCCAAGAGGCGCGCCGGTGGTTTTTGCTCGCGGCCGAAAAAGAGGACGCGCACGCGATGGAAATGCTCGGGGGGATGGACCGCGACGGACTTGCAGCAGCGCGCGACTACGACAAGGCGATGGCCTGGTACCGGAAGGCCGCCGACCACGGTAACCCGACGGCGTGGGCGTCGATCGGTTGGATGTACTTCCACGGTCTCGGCGTCAAACAGAGTGACCAGGAAGCCGTGCGCTATTACCGGCTGGCTGCCGATAAAGGAAGCGCGGAAGGGATGAACAACCTCGGCCACGTTTACCGCCACGGCCTCGGCGTCGAAAAGGATCTGACGAAGGCGGCCGAATGGTTCCGCTCAGGTGCCGAGAAAGAGAACGTCTGGGCGCTCACGAATCTGAGCGAACTCTACTTCCGCGGCGAGGGCGTGGACCGCGACCCCGCGAAGGCGCTGAAACTCGTACTCCGGGCAGCCGACCTGGGGCACACGACGGCCATGGTGAACGTCGCGCAGGTTTACGCGTTCGGTATCGGTACGGACAAGAATCCGACCGAGGCGCTGGCCTGGATGCGAAAAGCGGCTGAGAAGGGAAGCGCGGGCGGCATGCGCCAGCTCGGCTACATGTATCTGCGGGGACTCGGCACGCCGGTGGACGAAGCGGAAGCATTTCGCTGGTGGGAACGCGCGATGGCCGCGGGCGACACGGAAGCGGTCGTCGATGTCTACACCTCTTATGCGACGGGTCGGGGCGTCAAACGAGATCCCGCCAAGGCACTCGAAGTCCTTCAGAAAGAAGCCCGCGCGGATAACGTCCACGCCATGAGGCTACTCGGTCACAATTACTACGAAGGGAAGCATGTCGGCAAAGACTACGCGGAAGCGTTGAAGTGGTACCGCAAGGCCATCGATCTGGGTGACACCGGCTCGATGCTCTCACTCGCCGCTATGTACCGAGGGGGACAGGGTGTGGAGAAAGACGAACGGATGTCACTCGACTGGATTCGTAAAGCGGCGGACGGGGGAAATGCCGAAGCGATCGAGATTCTTCGCAATCGGGGAGAGCGGTAG
- a CDS encoding PVC-type heme-binding CxxCH protein — MRLGSFWLSALVGLAAASPAFAADPPPLKVLFLGDTGHHQPAARFRQLQPVMAARGITLTYTDKLDDLNPETLNKYDGLAIYANHTKFTDPAQEKALLDYVASGKGFIPLHCASYCFIDSKPYVDLVGAQFRSHTTGTFRTHIETRDHPITRGYGGFESWDETYVHTKHNTKDRTVLETRVEGDVKEPWSWVRTQGKGRVFYTAWGHDQRTWSHPGFQVLVERGIRWACGQDLTEVPTYTDRPQMTAKRTDVKPFEYQEAQIPFYSPKANRGGADRINQMQKPLPVEESIKHYITPKDFEVKTFVTEDQLGGKPLAMAWDERGRLWVSLTLDYPNELKPQGEGRDRIVCCEDSDGDGVCDKVTLFADKLSIPTSILPYAGGLIVHQAPHTLFLKDTDGDGKADVRDILFTGWGTGDTHAGPSYLRYGLDNWVYGSLGYSGFVGEVGGERHNFRMGYYRFKVEHDKTVPGGLKVTKLEFLRSTSNNTWGFGLTEDGLAFGSTANGCPIVHMPIPNRYYEKVRGLTPGVLQNIAPDYHFEPVTDKVRQVDWHGGFTAAAGCTVYTARTYPQEYWNRTAFITEPTGHLVATFVLNRAGADYTAKLGWNLLASDDEWAAPIQAEVGPDGNMWVLDWYNFIVQHNPTPAGFRTGRRGAYETPLRDKTHGRIYRVVYTKSKGEKPAALASATPAQLVEALKHPNMTWRQHAQRLLLDRNQQDVAPALAALVKDESVDAAGLNAGALHALWTLDGLGAIGQYPAEVKAALKHKSAAVRRAAVQLVAHAGGDAGVNALLESGALADADVQVRLAALLAIADAKPSAECGKAVAEALAKVEGADDKVYGEALTAAAAAQDVYFLAAAGSHTYAPRGLAVVQMVAKHYASGKSAGSLNEVLTTLATAKPDVTEAILNGFSAGWPDGKKAALTADGEKAVATLLTKAPAAARGRVLRLAGVWGVKGLDAQMAEIAKGLLTIVADAKADDTARVDAAKQVVEFAGGDDTTAAKLLDAVTAQASPQFAAGVFDALAGAKAKNLGPAVVAKLGSLPPAARPAALRLVLARPEPTAAFLDAVEAGKLRFDMLDLDQKTALAAHPNKAVSERAKKLLSLGGGLPDADRQKVIEQLASSIKKTGDPANGKKLFTQHCAKCHRHSGEGQQIGPDLTGMAVHPKEELAIAILDPSRSVEGNYKAYTLKALDGRVLTGLLAAESKTAVELLDAENKRHAVRRDDIDELTESKKSLMPEGFEKQMKPDEVADLLEFLTQKGKYVSIPLDKVATVVSTLGMFFEPDGDVERLILRDWAPRTVNSVPFYLVDPQGARIKNMVLLYGPQGKVPPKMPKSVTVPCNTAAKAIHLLSGVGGWNALQPSKDGSGSVSMIVRLHYADGTTEDHPLKNGVHFADYIHRVDVPGSKFAFAMRGQQMRYLAVTPKKPDVIKQIEFVKGPDSSAPVVMAVTVETP; from the coding sequence ATGCGTCTCGGTTCGTTCTGGCTCTCGGCTCTCGTCGGCCTCGCGGCGGCGTCGCCCGCGTTCGCGGCCGACCCGCCCCCGCTGAAGGTGCTGTTTCTCGGCGACACCGGCCACCACCAACCCGCCGCCCGGTTCCGTCAGCTTCAACCGGTCATGGCCGCCCGTGGCATTACTCTGACGTACACCGATAAGCTCGACGACCTGAATCCCGAGACGCTGAACAAGTACGACGGCCTCGCGATCTACGCGAACCACACGAAGTTCACCGACCCGGCCCAGGAAAAGGCCCTGCTCGACTACGTGGCGTCCGGCAAAGGCTTCATCCCGCTCCACTGCGCGAGCTACTGCTTCATCGACTCGAAGCCTTACGTCGACCTCGTCGGGGCGCAATTCCGCAGCCACACGACCGGCACCTTCCGCACACACATCGAAACCCGCGACCACCCGATTACCAGAGGCTACGGCGGCTTCGAGAGCTGGGACGAGACCTACGTCCACACCAAGCACAACACCAAAGACCGGACGGTCCTCGAAACGCGAGTCGAAGGCGACGTAAAAGAACCGTGGTCGTGGGTGCGGACGCAGGGCAAGGGCCGCGTCTTCTACACCGCCTGGGGCCACGACCAGCGGACCTGGTCGCACCCGGGGTTCCAGGTTCTCGTCGAGCGCGGCATTCGGTGGGCTTGCGGGCAAGACCTGACGGAGGTGCCCACGTACACCGACCGCCCCCAGATGACGGCCAAGCGGACGGACGTGAAGCCGTTCGAATACCAGGAAGCCCAGATCCCGTTCTACTCGCCCAAGGCCAACCGCGGTGGGGCCGACCGGATCAACCAGATGCAGAAGCCGCTCCCGGTCGAAGAGAGCATCAAGCACTACATCACGCCGAAAGATTTTGAAGTCAAGACGTTCGTCACCGAAGACCAGCTGGGCGGCAAACCGCTGGCGATGGCGTGGGACGAGCGCGGCCGACTCTGGGTCTCCCTCACCCTCGACTACCCGAACGAACTCAAGCCTCAGGGCGAAGGCCGCGATCGCATCGTCTGCTGCGAGGATTCCGACGGCGACGGCGTCTGCGACAAGGTAACGCTGTTCGCCGACAAGCTGAGCATCCCGACGAGCATCCTCCCTTATGCCGGCGGGCTCATCGTCCACCAGGCCCCGCATACGCTTTTCCTCAAGGACACCGACGGCGACGGTAAAGCCGACGTCCGCGACATCCTCTTCACCGGCTGGGGCACCGGCGACACCCATGCCGGCCCGAGCTACCTCCGCTACGGCCTGGACAACTGGGTGTACGGCTCGCTCGGCTATTCCGGGTTCGTCGGCGAGGTCGGCGGCGAGCGGCACAACTTCCGCATGGGCTACTACCGCTTTAAAGTCGAACACGACAAGACGGTCCCCGGTGGGCTGAAGGTGACGAAGCTCGAATTCCTCCGCAGTACGTCCAACAACACCTGGGGCTTCGGCCTGACGGAAGATGGACTCGCGTTCGGGTCGACAGCCAACGGCTGCCCGATCGTGCACATGCCGATCCCGAACCGGTACTACGAGAAGGTCCGCGGCCTGACGCCGGGAGTCCTGCAAAACATCGCCCCGGACTACCATTTCGAGCCGGTCACGGACAAGGTCCGTCAGGTCGACTGGCACGGCGGCTTCACGGCGGCGGCCGGGTGTACCGTCTACACCGCCCGGACCTACCCGCAGGAATACTGGAACCGCACCGCGTTCATCACCGAGCCGACCGGCCACCTCGTCGCGACGTTCGTCCTGAACCGGGCCGGCGCCGACTACACCGCCAAGCTCGGCTGGAACCTGCTCGCCAGCGACGACGAGTGGGCCGCTCCGATCCAGGCCGAGGTCGGTCCCGACGGGAACATGTGGGTACTCGACTGGTACAACTTCATCGTCCAACACAACCCGACGCCCGCCGGCTTCAGAACCGGCCGCCGCGGGGCTTACGAGACGCCGCTGCGGGACAAGACGCACGGCCGCATCTACCGCGTGGTCTACACCAAGTCGAAAGGTGAAAAGCCCGCCGCACTCGCGTCCGCCACGCCGGCCCAGCTCGTGGAAGCCCTCAAACACCCGAACATGACCTGGCGGCAGCACGCCCAACGCCTGCTCCTTGACCGCAACCAACAAGACGTGGCCCCCGCGCTCGCGGCGTTGGTCAAGGACGAGTCGGTCGACGCGGCCGGCCTGAACGCCGGTGCCTTGCACGCGCTTTGGACGCTCGACGGCCTGGGTGCCATCGGCCAGTACCCGGCCGAGGTCAAGGCTGCCCTCAAGCACAAGTCCGCAGCTGTCCGCCGGGCAGCCGTGCAACTCGTCGCCCACGCTGGCGGAGACGCGGGCGTGAACGCGCTTTTGGAAAGTGGCGCGCTGGCCGACGCCGACGTTCAGGTCCGGCTCGCGGCGCTCCTGGCGATCGCCGACGCAAAGCCGAGCGCCGAGTGCGGGAAGGCCGTCGCCGAAGCGCTGGCCAAGGTCGAAGGGGCGGACGACAAGGTGTACGGCGAAGCTCTGACGGCCGCCGCCGCCGCCCAGGACGTTTACTTCCTCGCGGCCGCGGGCTCGCACACGTATGCGCCGCGCGGGCTCGCCGTAGTGCAGATGGTGGCCAAACACTACGCCTCCGGCAAGTCGGCCGGCTCCTTGAACGAAGTGTTGACTACGCTCGCCACGGCCAAGCCGGACGTAACGGAGGCGATCCTGAACGGCTTCTCCGCCGGTTGGCCCGACGGCAAGAAGGCCGCCCTGACGGCCGACGGCGAGAAGGCCGTCGCGACGCTTCTGACGAAGGCTCCTGCTGCCGCGCGGGGTCGCGTCCTCCGGCTCGCGGGCGTCTGGGGCGTGAAGGGGCTGGACGCCCAGATGGCCGAGATCGCCAAGGGTCTGCTCACGATCGTCGCCGACGCCAAGGCGGACGACACGGCCCGCGTCGACGCGGCCAAACAGGTGGTCGAATTCGCAGGCGGCGACGACACGACCGCGGCCAAGCTCCTCGACGCGGTGACGGCCCAGGCGTCCCCGCAGTTCGCGGCCGGCGTGTTCGACGCGTTAGCTGGGGCGAAAGCCAAAAACCTCGGCCCGGCGGTCGTCGCCAAGCTCGGGTCGCTGCCTCCGGCGGCGCGCCCTGCCGCCCTCCGGCTTGTCCTCGCTCGCCCGGAGCCAACGGCCGCCTTCCTCGACGCGGTGGAAGCTGGCAAGCTGCGGTTCGATATGCTCGACCTCGACCAGAAGACGGCCCTCGCGGCGCACCCGAACAAAGCCGTATCCGAGCGGGCCAAGAAGCTCCTCTCCTTGGGCGGTGGTCTGCCCGACGCCGACCGGCAGAAGGTGATCGAGCAGCTCGCGTCTTCGATCAAGAAGACCGGCGACCCGGCGAACGGGAAGAAGCTGTTCACCCAGCACTGCGCGAAGTGCCACCGGCATTCCGGCGAGGGCCAGCAGATCGGCCCCGACCTGACGGGCATGGCCGTCCACCCGAAGGAGGAACTGGCCATCGCCATCCTCGACCCGTCGCGGAGCGTGGAAGGGAACTACAAGGCGTACACCCTCAAGGCGCTGGACGGCAGGGTGCTGACCGGGCTGTTGGCGGCCGAGTCGAAGACGGCGGTCGAGTTGTTGGACGCCGAGAACAAGCGGCACGCGGTCCGGCGGGACGACATCGACGAGCTGACCGAGTCGAAGAAGTCGCTGATGCCCGAGGGGTTCGAGAAGCAGATGAAGCCGGACGAGGTGGCCGACCTGCTCGAATTCCTGACCCAGAAGGGCAAGTACGTCTCGATCCCGCTCGACAAGGTGGCGACGGTCGTCAGCACCCTCGGCATGTTCTTCGAGCCAGACGGTGACGTCGAGCGGTTGATCCTCCGCGACTGGGCACCGCGAACGGTGAACAGCGTGCCGTTCTACCTGGTCGACCCGCAAGGGGCGCGGATCAAGAACATGGTTCTGCTGTACGGCCCGCAGGGGAAGGTGCCGCCGAAGATGCCGAAATCGGTCACGGTCCCGTGTAACACGGCCGCGAAGGCGATCCACCTCCTGAGCGGCGTCGGCGGGTGGAACGCGCTGCAGCCGTCCAAGGACGGGAGCGGGTCGGTGTCGATGATCGTCCGCCTGCACTACGCGGACGGCACGACGGAAGACCACCCACTCAAGAACGGCGTCCACTTCGCGGACTACATCCACCGGGTAGACGTGCCGGGGTCGAAGTTCGCGTTCGCGATGCGCGGCCAGCAGATGCGCTACCTGGCGGTCACACCGAAAAAGCCGGATGTGATCAAGCAGATTGAGTTCGTCAAAGGCCCGGATTCGTCGGCGCCGGTCGTGATGGCGGTCACGGTGGAGACGCCGTAA
- a CDS encoding ROK family transcriptional regulator has translation MSLIPALRPSQVGKLNERQVLRVIQSRGPLSRAEVARQSGLSAPTVSKAVASLIVAGLLEEAEPDDSAPGRGRPAPKLRVASAWVQVLGVVIDAGHCTVTSAGLDGVMHPESLATVPTPRTYAALLTALTTRCRAAVDKPGVTTLGLGLSLPGLIDHPTGTGVLSPNVPITNGQTPAADLGTRLGLPAVHIQESHALCLAERDHGLAVGLTDFAMMDASTGIGLGVMSGGRLLLGTRGLAGELGHMTVVAENGPRCGCGNEGCLEAIASDAALATRVAARVGEPVSVDDVVEMARAGRPEVAAELPLTARYLAIGVGTVINLFNPSTVFIHSRLFEAVPGLFEQVVELARGRSLPPTLRDCEIVRARGNKPQGAVAGIVQHLTNAVAPGLEHV, from the coding sequence ATGAGCCTGATCCCCGCACTCCGGCCGAGCCAGGTCGGGAAATTGAACGAGCGCCAGGTGCTCCGCGTGATCCAGTCGCGGGGGCCACTCTCTCGCGCGGAAGTGGCGCGGCAGAGCGGGCTCAGCGCGCCGACCGTGTCCAAGGCGGTCGCCTCGCTGATCGTGGCGGGACTGCTCGAAGAGGCCGAGCCGGACGACTCCGCACCCGGCCGCGGGCGGCCCGCGCCCAAGCTGCGGGTCGCGTCCGCCTGGGTGCAGGTTCTCGGCGTCGTGATCGACGCGGGACACTGCACGGTCACGTCCGCCGGGCTCGACGGCGTGATGCACCCGGAGTCCCTCGCGACCGTCCCGACGCCCCGGACGTACGCCGCGCTCCTCACGGCACTCACCACCCGCTGTCGGGCCGCGGTGGACAAGCCGGGCGTGACGACGCTCGGCCTCGGGCTCAGCCTGCCTGGGCTCATCGACCACCCGACCGGGACCGGCGTCCTCTCGCCGAACGTCCCGATCACCAACGGGCAAACCCCCGCGGCCGACCTCGGTACCCGACTCGGGCTGCCAGCCGTCCACATTCAGGAGTCGCACGCGCTCTGTCTGGCCGAGCGGGACCACGGCCTCGCTGTCGGCTTGACGGACTTCGCCATGATGGACGCCAGCACCGGCATCGGCCTCGGCGTCATGAGCGGCGGTCGTCTACTCCTCGGTACCCGCGGGCTGGCCGGCGAACTCGGGCACATGACCGTCGTCGCCGAGAACGGCCCCCGCTGCGGCTGCGGGAACGAGGGCTGCCTGGAGGCCATCGCCAGCGACGCCGCCCTCGCGACCCGCGTGGCGGCCCGCGTCGGCGAGCCGGTGTCGGTGGACGACGTTGTGGAAATGGCCCGGGCAGGTCGCCCGGAGGTGGCCGCGGAGCTGCCGTTGACCGCCCGCTACCTGGCGATCGGTGTCGGCACGGTCATCAACCTGTTCAATCCGTCCACGGTGTTCATCCACAGCCGGCTGTTCGAGGCGGTCCCCGGCCTGTTCGAGCAGGTCGTCGAATTGGCGCGGGGGCGAAGCCTGCCGCCGACGCTGCGCGACTGCGAGATCGTCCGTGCCCGGGGGAACAAGCCCCAGGGCGCGGTCGCCGGGATCGTCCAACATCTGACGAACGCGGTGGCGCCGGGGCTCGAACACGTGTAA
- a CDS encoding tyrosine-protein phosphatase, with product MLDLHCHILPGVDDGATSLEESLAMARFFVRDGITHVVATPHCHRGYRLLRADVVPRVARLNEALATAAIPLVVLPGSEIQVPDSAVYRREFEAGLYCHLNDSRAFTLLEFSWKPELYPTDAVELIGWLLARGTTPIVAHPERHSFFTDDPPRLRALVEAGAWIQVTVDSLLGNFGPTARKAGEWMLREYPIAVLASDAHNLQRCSGLSAGYAWVKEKLGEGRAAELRANAERVLAAIAPTPRGT from the coding sequence ATGTTAGACCTGCACTGTCACATTTTGCCCGGCGTCGACGACGGGGCGACGTCGCTCGAAGAGTCGCTGGCGATGGCCCGCTTCTTCGTCCGGGACGGCATCACCCACGTCGTAGCCACCCCGCACTGTCACCGCGGATACCGGCTGCTGCGGGCCGACGTCGTGCCTCGCGTCGCCCGGCTCAACGAGGCGCTGGCGACGGCAGCCATTCCATTGGTCGTACTCCCCGGCTCGGAGATTCAGGTTCCCGATTCGGCCGTGTACCGCCGGGAGTTCGAGGCGGGCCTGTACTGCCATCTGAACGATAGTCGGGCGTTCACCTTGTTGGAGTTCAGCTGGAAGCCGGAGCTGTACCCGACCGACGCGGTCGAGCTAATCGGCTGGCTGCTCGCCCGAGGCACCACCCCGATCGTCGCCCACCCCGAGCGACACAGTTTCTTTACAGACGACCCGCCACGGTTACGTGCGCTCGTCGAAGCTGGCGCATGGATTCAAGTGACGGTCGATTCGTTGCTCGGGAATTTCGGCCCGACCGCGCGGAAGGCCGGAGAATGGATGCTGCGGGAGTACCCCATCGCGGTGTTGGCGTCCGACGCCCACAACCTGCAGCGCTGCTCCGGTCTGTCGGCCGGGTACGCCTGGGTGAAGGAGAAGTTGGGCGAGGGGCGAGCCGCGGAGCTGCGGGCGAACGCGGAGCGAGTGCTCGCGGCGATAGCGCCGACGCCCCGGGGCACATGA
- a CDS encoding response regulator — protein sequence MGQPRILLIEDERGLVQTLSWYFTREGYETIAAHDGQEGLRKAQTLLPDLVLLDLMLPSLDGLSICRELRAGERTRDVPIIMVTAKAEETDQLVGYNMGADDYVTKPFNNKILLQKVKALLRRVEGQGDPGDVFEHLGVKIDRIRHRVTVGTDKVDLTPTEFRLLECMVRQPGRAFSRHQLMDAAIGEGQIVLERTIDVHIKTLRKKLIDVGGAAELIETVRGVGYRFREAVQEEVAT from the coding sequence ATGGGACAGCCGCGGATTTTGCTCATCGAAGACGAGCGGGGATTGGTCCAGACCCTGAGCTGGTACTTCACCCGCGAAGGGTACGAGACGATCGCCGCGCACGACGGCCAGGAGGGTCTGCGTAAAGCGCAGACGCTGCTGCCGGACCTCGTCCTCCTCGACCTCATGTTGCCCAGCCTGGACGGGCTCTCGATCTGCCGCGAGCTCCGGGCGGGCGAGCGGACGCGGGACGTCCCGATCATCATGGTCACGGCCAAGGCCGAGGAGACGGACCAGCTCGTCGGGTACAACATGGGGGCGGACGACTACGTCACCAAACCGTTCAACAACAAGATCCTGCTCCAGAAGGTGAAGGCGCTGCTCCGCCGGGTCGAGGGCCAGGGCGACCCCGGCGACGTGTTCGAACACCTCGGGGTGAAGATCGACCGCATCCGCCACCGGGTCACGGTCGGCACCGACAAGGTCGACCTGACGCCGACCGAGTTCCGCCTACTCGAATGCATGGTCCGCCAGCCGGGCCGGGCGTTCAGCCGCCACCAGCTCATGGACGCGGCCATCGGCGAGGGCCAGATCGTGCTGGAGCGGACGATCGACGTCCACATCAAGACGCTCCGCAAGAAGCTCATCGACGTGGGCGGGGCGGCGGAACTGATCGAGACCGTCCGCGGCGTCGGCTACCGATTCCGCGAAGCGGTGCAGGAAGAAGTCGCGACGTAG
- the phoU gene encoding phosphate signaling complex protein PhoU gives MAKHLARDLEALQRQLLGMASRVEESVYHATKALETRDVRLAREVIAGDVAVDALENEILEDCLKILALNQPVAVDLRKTAAALSIATNLERIGDLAVEIAERVVALVGTPGLEAPGAIRGLADVVASMVRQAIDAFVSLDIRQAERVIRLDDEADRLHAEVIDELVGKMKRDPEVVEAGVSMFSAARHLERIGDHATNIAEDVVYLIEGEIVRHRPKSSPRGG, from the coding sequence ATGGCCAAGCACCTCGCCCGCGACCTGGAAGCCTTGCAACGGCAGCTCCTCGGAATGGCCTCGCGGGTCGAGGAGTCCGTCTATCACGCGACCAAGGCGCTCGAGACCCGGGACGTGCGGCTGGCCCGCGAGGTGATCGCGGGGGACGTGGCGGTCGACGCCCTGGAGAACGAGATCCTGGAGGACTGCCTCAAGATCCTCGCGCTCAACCAGCCGGTCGCGGTCGACCTCCGCAAGACGGCCGCCGCGCTCAGCATCGCCACCAACCTGGAGCGGATCGGCGACCTGGCGGTCGAGATCGCCGAGCGGGTGGTCGCGCTGGTCGGGACGCCGGGGCTGGAAGCCCCCGGGGCGATCCGCGGGCTGGCCGACGTGGTGGCGTCGATGGTCCGCCAGGCGATCGACGCCTTCGTCTCCCTGGACATCCGACAGGCCGAGCGGGTGATCCGCCTGGACGACGAGGCCGACCGGCTGCACGCCGAGGTGATTGACGAACTGGTCGGTAAAATGAAACGAGACCCGGAGGTCGTCGAAGCCGGGGTCTCCATGTTTAGCGCCGCCCGCCACCTGGAGCGGATCGGCGACCACGCCACGAACATCGCCGAAGACGTCGTCTACCTGATCGAAGGGGAGATCGTCCGGCACCGGCCCAAGTCCTCGCCGCGGGGCGGGTAA